A region from the Aegilops tauschii subsp. strangulata cultivar AL8/78 chromosome 5, Aet v6.0, whole genome shotgun sequence genome encodes:
- the LOC109769100 gene encoding casein kinase 1 isoform X1 — MEHIIAGKFKLGRKIGSGSFGELYLGINIQNGEEVGIKLEPVKSKHPQLHYESKVYMLMQGGSGIPHLKWYGVEGEYNVMVIDLLGPSLEDLFNSCNRKFTMKTTLMLADQLITRVEYMHSKGFLHRDIKPDNFLMGLGRKANQVYIIDYGLAKKYKDLQTHKHIPYRENKNLTGTARYASVNTHLGIEQSRRDDLESVGYLLLYFLRGSLPWQGLKAGTKKQKYDRISEKKMLTPAEVLCKSYPSEFISYFHYCRSLRFEDRPDYSYLKKLFRDVFVREGYQFDYVFDWTALKYPHMSSSNKLVRQPSGRLAGVGPSVERTERPSVGQEIRDRFTGAVEAFARRNSSSGRHGHGDHSRHKSIADSFSSSREALAADTEKTHILSRTGSSSKMAGTPSSRPTSSGDCTGRLFSGSGGSSSRPSSSTVQRLHQSGGSGAENGSSAPVPIARNAPGRSSRRDSHSAFRSFERLSISADRRK; from the exons GTATTAATATACAGAATGGTGAGGAAGTGGGAATAAAGTTG GAACCCGTGAAATCGAAGCATCCGCAGCTGCACTATGAATCAAAAGTTTACATGCTGATGCAGGGTGGAA GCGGTATCCCACATCTCAAGTGGTATGGTGTCGAGGGAGAGTACAATGTTATGGTGATTGATCTTCTTGGCCCAAGCTTGGAGGACTTATTCAATTCCTGCAACAGGAAATTTACTATGAAAACAACCCTTATGCTTGCTGATCAACTA ATAACACGGGTGGAATACATGCATTCCAAAGGATTTCTTCACCGTGACATCAAGCCAGACAACTTCCTTATGGGCTTAGGCCGGAAAGCTAATCAG GTTTATATAATTGACTATGGGCTTGCTAAGAAATACAAGGACCTCCAGACTCATAAACACATCCCCTACAG GGAGAATAAAAATCTGACAGGAACAGCACGCTATGCTAGTGTGAATACTCATCTTGGAATAG AACAAAGCAGGAGAGATGATCTAGAGTCTGTTGGTTATCTTCTACTGTATTTTTTGAGAGGAAG TCTCCCATGGCAGGGTCTTAAAGCTGGCACTAAGAAACAAAAGTATGATAGAATTAGTGAAAAGAAAATGCTTACCCCGGCAGAG GTTCTGTGCAAATCTTATCCATCGGAGTTCATCTCATATTTCCACTATTGTCGTTCCCTGAGATTCGAAGACAGACCAGATTACTCTTACTTGAAGAAACTATTTCGGGATGTATTTGTTCGTGAAG GATATCAATTTGATTATGTATTTGACTGGACCGCACTCAAGTATCCTCATATGAGTTCCAGTAACAAGCTTGTTCGA CAGCCGAGTGGAAGATTGGCTGGAGTTGGCCCATCTGTTGAGAGAACAGAAAGACCTTCAG TAGGACAAGAGATCCGGGATAGATTCACCGGTGCTGTGGAGGCATTTGCCAGAAGAAACTCGAGCTCCGGTCGCCACGGACACGGAGACCATTCGAGGCACAAAAGCATTGCGGATTCATTCAGTTCATCTAGAGAAGCT CTTGCTGCTGATACGGAGAAAACACACATCTTGTCCCGGACTGGGAGCTCATCGAAGATGGCTGGCACGCCATCCAGCCGGCCAACCTCTTCAGGGGACTGCACCGGTCGGTTGTTCTCGGGAAGTGGCGGCAGCAGCAGCCGCCCGTCGTCGTCGACCGTTCAAAGGCTCCACCAATCCGGAGGCAGCGGTGCGGAGAACGGCTCGTCTGCACCCGTACCCATCGCCCGGAACGCACCAGGGAGATCAAGCCGACGGGACAGCCACTCGGCATTCCGGAGCTTCGAGCGCCTGTCGATCAGCGCTGACAGAAGGAAGTGA
- the LOC109769100 gene encoding casein kinase 1 isoform X2, with translation MEHIIAGKFKLGRKIGSGSFGELYLGINIQNGEEVGIKLEPVKSKHPQLHYESKVYMLMQGGSGIPHLKWYGVEGEYNVMVIDLLGPSLEDLFNSCNRKFTMKTTLMLADQLITRVEYMHSKGFLHRDIKPDNFLMGLGRKANQVYIIDYGLAKKYKDLQTHKHIPYRENKNLTGTARYASVNTHLGIEQSRRDDLESVGYLLLYFLRGSLPWQGLKAGTKKQKYDRISEKKMLTPAEVLCKSYPSEFISYFHYCRSLRFEDRPDYSYLKKLFRDVFVREGYQFDYVFDWTALKYPHMSSSNKLVRQPSGRLAGVGPSVERTERPSGQEIRDRFTGAVEAFARRNSSSGRHGHGDHSRHKSIADSFSSSREALAADTEKTHILSRTGSSSKMAGTPSSRPTSSGDCTGRLFSGSGGSSSRPSSSTVQRLHQSGGSGAENGSSAPVPIARNAPGRSSRRDSHSAFRSFERLSISADRRK, from the exons GTATTAATATACAGAATGGTGAGGAAGTGGGAATAAAGTTG GAACCCGTGAAATCGAAGCATCCGCAGCTGCACTATGAATCAAAAGTTTACATGCTGATGCAGGGTGGAA GCGGTATCCCACATCTCAAGTGGTATGGTGTCGAGGGAGAGTACAATGTTATGGTGATTGATCTTCTTGGCCCAAGCTTGGAGGACTTATTCAATTCCTGCAACAGGAAATTTACTATGAAAACAACCCTTATGCTTGCTGATCAACTA ATAACACGGGTGGAATACATGCATTCCAAAGGATTTCTTCACCGTGACATCAAGCCAGACAACTTCCTTATGGGCTTAGGCCGGAAAGCTAATCAG GTTTATATAATTGACTATGGGCTTGCTAAGAAATACAAGGACCTCCAGACTCATAAACACATCCCCTACAG GGAGAATAAAAATCTGACAGGAACAGCACGCTATGCTAGTGTGAATACTCATCTTGGAATAG AACAAAGCAGGAGAGATGATCTAGAGTCTGTTGGTTATCTTCTACTGTATTTTTTGAGAGGAAG TCTCCCATGGCAGGGTCTTAAAGCTGGCACTAAGAAACAAAAGTATGATAGAATTAGTGAAAAGAAAATGCTTACCCCGGCAGAG GTTCTGTGCAAATCTTATCCATCGGAGTTCATCTCATATTTCCACTATTGTCGTTCCCTGAGATTCGAAGACAGACCAGATTACTCTTACTTGAAGAAACTATTTCGGGATGTATTTGTTCGTGAAG GATATCAATTTGATTATGTATTTGACTGGACCGCACTCAAGTATCCTCATATGAGTTCCAGTAACAAGCTTGTTCGA CAGCCGAGTGGAAGATTGGCTGGAGTTGGCCCATCTGTTGAGAGAACAGAAAGACCTTCAG GACAAGAGATCCGGGATAGATTCACCGGTGCTGTGGAGGCATTTGCCAGAAGAAACTCGAGCTCCGGTCGCCACGGACACGGAGACCATTCGAGGCACAAAAGCATTGCGGATTCATTCAGTTCATCTAGAGAAGCT CTTGCTGCTGATACGGAGAAAACACACATCTTGTCCCGGACTGGGAGCTCATCGAAGATGGCTGGCACGCCATCCAGCCGGCCAACCTCTTCAGGGGACTGCACCGGTCGGTTGTTCTCGGGAAGTGGCGGCAGCAGCAGCCGCCCGTCGTCGTCGACCGTTCAAAGGCTCCACCAATCCGGAGGCAGCGGTGCGGAGAACGGCTCGTCTGCACCCGTACCCATCGCCCGGAACGCACCAGGGAGATCAAGCCGACGGGACAGCCACTCGGCATTCCGGAGCTTCGAGCGCCTGTCGATCAGCGCTGACAGAAGGAAGTGA
- the LOC109769100 gene encoding casein kinase 1 isoform X3 has product MEHIIAGKFKLGRKIGSGSFGELYLGINIQNGEEVGIKLEPVKSKHPQLHYESKVYMLMQGGSGIPHLKWYGVEGEYNVMVIDLLGPSLEDLFNSCNRKFTMKTTLMLADQLITRVEYMHSKGFLHRDIKPDNFLMGLGRKANQVYIIDYGLAKKYKDLQTHKHIPYRENKNLTGTARYASVNTHLGIEQSRRDDLESVGYLLLYFLRGSLPWQGLKAGTKKQKYDRISEKKMLTPAEVLCKSYPSEFISYFHYCRSLRFEDRPDYSYLKKLFRDVFVREGYQFDYVFDWTALKYPHMSSSNKLVRPSGRLAGVGPSVERTERPSVGQEIRDRFTGAVEAFARRNSSSGRHGHGDHSRHKSIADSFSSSREALAADTEKTHILSRTGSSSKMAGTPSSRPTSSGDCTGRLFSGSGGSSSRPSSSTVQRLHQSGGSGAENGSSAPVPIARNAPGRSSRRDSHSAFRSFERLSISADRRK; this is encoded by the exons GTATTAATATACAGAATGGTGAGGAAGTGGGAATAAAGTTG GAACCCGTGAAATCGAAGCATCCGCAGCTGCACTATGAATCAAAAGTTTACATGCTGATGCAGGGTGGAA GCGGTATCCCACATCTCAAGTGGTATGGTGTCGAGGGAGAGTACAATGTTATGGTGATTGATCTTCTTGGCCCAAGCTTGGAGGACTTATTCAATTCCTGCAACAGGAAATTTACTATGAAAACAACCCTTATGCTTGCTGATCAACTA ATAACACGGGTGGAATACATGCATTCCAAAGGATTTCTTCACCGTGACATCAAGCCAGACAACTTCCTTATGGGCTTAGGCCGGAAAGCTAATCAG GTTTATATAATTGACTATGGGCTTGCTAAGAAATACAAGGACCTCCAGACTCATAAACACATCCCCTACAG GGAGAATAAAAATCTGACAGGAACAGCACGCTATGCTAGTGTGAATACTCATCTTGGAATAG AACAAAGCAGGAGAGATGATCTAGAGTCTGTTGGTTATCTTCTACTGTATTTTTTGAGAGGAAG TCTCCCATGGCAGGGTCTTAAAGCTGGCACTAAGAAACAAAAGTATGATAGAATTAGTGAAAAGAAAATGCTTACCCCGGCAGAG GTTCTGTGCAAATCTTATCCATCGGAGTTCATCTCATATTTCCACTATTGTCGTTCCCTGAGATTCGAAGACAGACCAGATTACTCTTACTTGAAGAAACTATTTCGGGATGTATTTGTTCGTGAAG GATATCAATTTGATTATGTATTTGACTGGACCGCACTCAAGTATCCTCATATGAGTTCCAGTAACAAGCTTGTTCGA CCGAGTGGAAGATTGGCTGGAGTTGGCCCATCTGTTGAGAGAACAGAAAGACCTTCAG TAGGACAAGAGATCCGGGATAGATTCACCGGTGCTGTGGAGGCATTTGCCAGAAGAAACTCGAGCTCCGGTCGCCACGGACACGGAGACCATTCGAGGCACAAAAGCATTGCGGATTCATTCAGTTCATCTAGAGAAGCT CTTGCTGCTGATACGGAGAAAACACACATCTTGTCCCGGACTGGGAGCTCATCGAAGATGGCTGGCACGCCATCCAGCCGGCCAACCTCTTCAGGGGACTGCACCGGTCGGTTGTTCTCGGGAAGTGGCGGCAGCAGCAGCCGCCCGTCGTCGTCGACCGTTCAAAGGCTCCACCAATCCGGAGGCAGCGGTGCGGAGAACGGCTCGTCTGCACCCGTACCCATCGCCCGGAACGCACCAGGGAGATCAAGCCGACGGGACAGCCACTCGGCATTCCGGAGCTTCGAGCGCCTGTCGATCAGCGCTGACAGAAGGAAGTGA
- the LOC109769100 gene encoding casein kinase 1 isoform X4 gives MEHIIAGKFKLGRKIGSGSFGELYLGINIQNGEEVGIKLEPVKSKHPQLHYESKVYMLMQGGSGIPHLKWYGVEGEYNVMVIDLLGPSLEDLFNSCNRKFTMKTTLMLADQLITRVEYMHSKGFLHRDIKPDNFLMGLGRKANQVYIIDYGLAKKYKDLQTHKHIPYRENKNLTGTARYASVNTHLGIEQSRRDDLESVGYLLLYFLRGSLPWQGLKAGTKKQKYDRISEKKMLTPAEVLCKSYPSEFISYFHYCRSLRFEDRPDYSYLKKLFRDVFVREGYQFDYVFDWTALKYPHMSSSNKLVRPSGRLAGVGPSVERTERPSGQEIRDRFTGAVEAFARRNSSSGRHGHGDHSRHKSIADSFSSSREALAADTEKTHILSRTGSSSKMAGTPSSRPTSSGDCTGRLFSGSGGSSSRPSSSTVQRLHQSGGSGAENGSSAPVPIARNAPGRSSRRDSHSAFRSFERLSISADRRK, from the exons GTATTAATATACAGAATGGTGAGGAAGTGGGAATAAAGTTG GAACCCGTGAAATCGAAGCATCCGCAGCTGCACTATGAATCAAAAGTTTACATGCTGATGCAGGGTGGAA GCGGTATCCCACATCTCAAGTGGTATGGTGTCGAGGGAGAGTACAATGTTATGGTGATTGATCTTCTTGGCCCAAGCTTGGAGGACTTATTCAATTCCTGCAACAGGAAATTTACTATGAAAACAACCCTTATGCTTGCTGATCAACTA ATAACACGGGTGGAATACATGCATTCCAAAGGATTTCTTCACCGTGACATCAAGCCAGACAACTTCCTTATGGGCTTAGGCCGGAAAGCTAATCAG GTTTATATAATTGACTATGGGCTTGCTAAGAAATACAAGGACCTCCAGACTCATAAACACATCCCCTACAG GGAGAATAAAAATCTGACAGGAACAGCACGCTATGCTAGTGTGAATACTCATCTTGGAATAG AACAAAGCAGGAGAGATGATCTAGAGTCTGTTGGTTATCTTCTACTGTATTTTTTGAGAGGAAG TCTCCCATGGCAGGGTCTTAAAGCTGGCACTAAGAAACAAAAGTATGATAGAATTAGTGAAAAGAAAATGCTTACCCCGGCAGAG GTTCTGTGCAAATCTTATCCATCGGAGTTCATCTCATATTTCCACTATTGTCGTTCCCTGAGATTCGAAGACAGACCAGATTACTCTTACTTGAAGAAACTATTTCGGGATGTATTTGTTCGTGAAG GATATCAATTTGATTATGTATTTGACTGGACCGCACTCAAGTATCCTCATATGAGTTCCAGTAACAAGCTTGTTCGA CCGAGTGGAAGATTGGCTGGAGTTGGCCCATCTGTTGAGAGAACAGAAAGACCTTCAG GACAAGAGATCCGGGATAGATTCACCGGTGCTGTGGAGGCATTTGCCAGAAGAAACTCGAGCTCCGGTCGCCACGGACACGGAGACCATTCGAGGCACAAAAGCATTGCGGATTCATTCAGTTCATCTAGAGAAGCT CTTGCTGCTGATACGGAGAAAACACACATCTTGTCCCGGACTGGGAGCTCATCGAAGATGGCTGGCACGCCATCCAGCCGGCCAACCTCTTCAGGGGACTGCACCGGTCGGTTGTTCTCGGGAAGTGGCGGCAGCAGCAGCCGCCCGTCGTCGTCGACCGTTCAAAGGCTCCACCAATCCGGAGGCAGCGGTGCGGAGAACGGCTCGTCTGCACCCGTACCCATCGCCCGGAACGCACCAGGGAGATCAAGCCGACGGGACAGCCACTCGGCATTCCGGAGCTTCGAGCGCCTGTCGATCAGCGCTGACAGAAGGAAGTGA